A single region of the Arcobacter sp. F155 genome encodes:
- a CDS encoding DUF3365 domain-containing protein, with product MKKIFSPFFNPYIGPILVIGLTLIYLIVFILPEFSNKNKMDEMTKQSIEMVNNLKKIRSYYTSHVIKEVKNNSDIEINYEHDNKRGVIPLPATLLHDLSELVTKKDMHIKMYSNYPFPNRKDRVLSDFEKESLRYLVNNPTNIYKKAVDENGQKVFKVAIADIFYDQSCVSCHNTRADTPKNNWKLGDVRGVIQVSIPIEDNFLLTSKQIILTMSALVGIIFILGVHYTVISIERQKEHKNARRKLEEKVEDRTQTLQNTVKLLNQYKKAVDSSAIVSKTDKRGIITYVNDEFIKVSQYKEEELIGKSHNIVRHEDMPSEIFEDLWKTICAKKIWKGQIKNKAKDGSAYHVASTIVPILNYNDEIEEFLAIRLDVTDIVHAQQKAQKADEAKSTFLANMSHEIRTPLNAIIGFSDILSNSSELKSDNKKQAQIIQ from the coding sequence CATATATTGGACCTATTTTAGTAATAGGCTTAACTCTTATTTATCTTATAGTTTTTATTTTACCAGAGTTTTCAAATAAAAATAAAATGGATGAGATGACAAAACAATCTATTGAAATGGTAAATAATTTAAAAAAAATTAGAAGCTATTATACATCTCATGTAATAAAAGAAGTTAAAAACAATAGTGATATAGAAATAAACTATGAACATGATAATAAAAGAGGAGTAATTCCTTTACCAGCAACACTTCTTCATGATTTAAGTGAGCTTGTTACAAAAAAAGATATGCATATAAAAATGTATAGTAACTATCCTTTCCCTAATAGAAAAGATAGAGTTTTAAGTGATTTTGAAAAAGAGTCTTTACGATACTTAGTAAATAATCCAACAAATATCTATAAAAAAGCAGTAGATGAAAATGGTCAAAAAGTATTTAAAGTAGCAATTGCTGATATTTTTTATGACCAATCTTGTGTTTCATGTCACAATACAAGAGCTGACACTCCAAAAAATAATTGGAAACTAGGTGACGTTAGAGGAGTTATTCAAGTTTCAATACCTATTGAAGACAATTTCTTACTGACAAGTAAACAAATTATTCTTACTATGTCTGCTTTAGTTGGTATTATATTTATCTTGGGAGTTCACTACACAGTTATCTCAATTGAGAGACAAAAAGAACATAAAAATGCTAGAAGAAAACTTGAAGAAAAGGTAGAAGATAGAACACAAACTCTACAAAATACAGTTAAACTACTAAACCAATATAAAAAAGCTGTTGACTCTAGTGCTATTGTTTCTAAAACTGATAAAAGGGGCATTATTACTTATGTAAATGATGAATTTATAAAAGTTTCTCAATACAAAGAAGAAGAGCTTATTGGAAAAAGTCACAATATCGTAAGACATGAAGATATGCCAAGTGAAATCTTTGAAGATTTATGGAAAACAATCTGCGCTAAAAAGATTTGGAAAGGTCAAATTAAAAACAAAGCAAAAGATGGCAGTGCATATCATGTAGCTTCTACTATTGTGCCTATTTTAAACTACAATGATGAAATAGAGGAGTTCTTAGCTATAAGATTAGATGTTACGGATATTGTTCATGCCCAACAAAAAGCGCAAAAGGCGGATGAGGCGAAGTCGACGTTCTTGGCAAATATGAGTCATGAAATAAGAACACCACTAAATGCAATAATTGGTTTCTCTGATATTCTTAGTAATTCAAGTGAATTAAAAAGTGATAATAAAAAACAAGCACAAATTATTCAAA